In Zhaonella formicivorans, one DNA window encodes the following:
- a CDS encoding aminotransferase class I/II-fold pyridoxal phosphate-dependent enzyme, whose protein sequence is MSSYEVNKLLTRAVESAESKSLEAINRLKHVIEFNHFKVLRAFHDYKVSEECFRGSTGYGYGDYGRDLLDKLFARIFGAEDGLVRTQIVSGTHAISLCLFGILKPGDRVVAITGTPYDTLLKVIGYPKNTPGSLTELGVKYSEVNLTPAGFPDYEAIAESLKPDTKMVLIQRSRGYAWRPPLDIEQIAKLINHVKSVNPNIICFVDNCYGEFVEDKEPTEVNADLVAGSLIKNPGGGLAPTGGYIVGKKELIERVGYRLTAPGIGAEVGSTQGNIYRLLYQGLYIAPHAVAQALEGAIFSAALFAELGYRVSPSYSDKRSDIIQAIMLGSREKLIAFCQGLQEASPLDAHVVPEPWKMPGYEDEVIMAGGTFVQGSTIELSADSPVREPYVVYLQGGLSRDYVKIAVINAAKRLLQKGN, encoded by the coding sequence TTGTCTAGCTATGAAGTTAATAAGCTACTTACCCGTGCAGTTGAGAGTGCGGAAAGCAAAAGCTTAGAAGCTATAAACAGGTTAAAACATGTGATTGAATTCAATCACTTCAAAGTGTTGAGGGCCTTTCATGATTACAAAGTAAGCGAGGAGTGTTTTCGGGGCAGTACAGGGTATGGGTATGGCGATTATGGAAGAGATCTTTTAGATAAATTATTTGCCAGGATTTTCGGCGCGGAAGACGGGCTCGTCAGGACTCAGATAGTTTCCGGAACCCATGCTATTTCCCTTTGCCTGTTTGGTATTTTAAAGCCTGGCGACAGAGTTGTAGCCATAACAGGGACCCCTTACGACACCCTTTTGAAAGTGATAGGTTATCCTAAGAATACACCTGGTTCCTTAACTGAACTAGGGGTAAAATATAGCGAAGTCAACCTAACTCCCGCAGGTTTTCCCGATTACGAGGCGATTGCGGAAAGCTTAAAGCCCGATACTAAGATGGTTTTGATTCAACGTTCCAGGGGATATGCGTGGAGACCGCCCTTGGATATAGAGCAAATTGCCAAATTAATCAATCATGTGAAGTCCGTAAACCCAAACATCATTTGTTTTGTTGATAATTGCTACGGGGAATTCGTGGAAGATAAGGAACCCACGGAGGTTAATGCGGATCTTGTGGCTGGTTCTTTAATCAAAAATCCCGGCGGAGGTTTAGCTCCCACCGGAGGTTATATTGTAGGCAAAAAAGAACTGATCGAGAGAGTGGGTTATAGGCTTACGGCTCCAGGTATAGGAGCAGAAGTTGGTTCAACTCAAGGCAATATCTACCGTTTGCTTTACCAGGGATTGTACATTGCTCCCCATGCTGTAGCCCAGGCTTTGGAAGGGGCTATCTTTAGCGCGGCCCTATTTGCTGAGCTGGGCTATAGAGTATCTCCGTCATATTCCGATAAACGCAGCGATATAATTCAAGCTATTATGCTAGGAAGCAGGGAAAAATTGATCGCCTTTTGTCAAGGGCTGCAGGAAGCTTCACCGCTAGATGCCCACGTAGTACCGGAACCTTGGAAAATGCCAGGTTATGAGGATGAGGTTATAATGGCTGGAGGGACTTTTGTTCAAGGTTCAACTATCGAATTAAGCGCAGATTCGCCTGTACGGGAACCCTACGTAGTATATCTTCAAGGAGGGTTATCAAGAGACTACGTGAAAATAGCCGTAATCAATGCTGCAAAGCGATTGCTTCAAAAGGGCAACTGA
- the mutL gene encoding DNA mismatch repair endonuclease MutL, which translates to MDSKIVVLDAHTANQIAAGEVVERPASVVKELVENAIDAGSTRIEIEIAGGGLTTIKVTDNGEGMTPVDAELAFSRHATSKIQCASDLFKITTFGFRGEALPSIAAVSKVQLLTRTAASLEGTKLTLAGGKITGQEPCGCPAGTTVIVEDLFFNTPARQKFLKSTFKEAGAVADIVSRIALIHPQISFRLISDGRIILQTNGQNNLLTAIAQVYSTELAKKMLPVEMETESLRISGFIGQNFQHRASREMQNFFINKRYVHHLRLSKALEAGYQGTIPVKRYPICVINLEIAPALIDVNVHPAKLEVRLEREEVITEQLTELVRATLEKKNRLPETGFRKVKYVPASEQVSLNLPTLVAEQVKENFVTDNAADSEEKQAMLPATKEAGQSANSLTQLLHRIQTPTVPQPITSEQEQEKLPPMQVIGQLYDSYILAQGENGLYIIDQHAAHERIMYEEVLHKFLAKNNLSSQILAVPLTLELTYQETTKLVDNIFHFRSLGIIIEHFGGNTFLVRGIPVEFTPQEGEDLVTSLLVELQSKNPKEILYEDLLKIVACKKAVKAKKRLNLPEMEYLLHKLNSTKFPYSCPHGRPTIINLTLAELARRFLRT; encoded by the coding sequence GTGGATTCAAAAATTGTAGTGCTTGATGCCCACACAGCCAACCAAATTGCTGCCGGTGAAGTAGTGGAAAGACCTGCTTCAGTTGTTAAGGAACTAGTAGAAAATGCAATTGATGCCGGCAGTACCAGAATTGAAATTGAAATAGCCGGCGGTGGTTTAACAACAATCAAAGTGACGGATAACGGGGAAGGCATGACTCCGGTTGATGCCGAGCTGGCTTTTTCCCGCCATGCCACCAGTAAGATTCAGTGTGCCAGTGATCTCTTCAAGATAACTACCTTTGGTTTCAGGGGTGAAGCATTGCCTAGCATTGCGGCAGTGAGCAAAGTACAGCTACTCACTAGAACTGCCGCCAGTTTGGAAGGCACTAAACTCACTTTAGCCGGTGGAAAAATTACCGGCCAGGAACCATGCGGCTGTCCGGCGGGGACTACCGTTATTGTAGAGGATCTTTTTTTTAATACTCCTGCCCGGCAGAAATTTCTTAAATCAACATTTAAAGAGGCAGGGGCTGTGGCGGATATTGTCAGCAGAATTGCTCTGATTCATCCCCAGATTTCTTTCAGATTGATTAGTGATGGCCGAATAATTTTGCAAACAAACGGTCAAAATAATCTCTTGACTGCAATTGCACAAGTTTACAGCACTGAATTAGCTAAGAAGATGCTGCCGGTAGAAATGGAAACGGAAAGCCTGCGTATATCCGGATTTATTGGCCAAAATTTCCAACATAGGGCCAGCCGTGAGATGCAAAATTTCTTTATTAACAAACGTTATGTTCACCACCTTAGACTAAGCAAAGCCCTGGAGGCGGGCTATCAAGGTACAATTCCGGTAAAACGTTATCCTATTTGCGTTATCAATCTAGAAATTGCTCCTGCCTTAATAGATGTTAATGTCCACCCGGCCAAGCTGGAAGTGCGCCTAGAAAGGGAAGAAGTTATCACGGAACAGCTGACCGAGCTGGTTCGGGCTACTTTGGAAAAGAAAAACCGGCTTCCGGAAACAGGTTTTCGCAAAGTCAAATATGTTCCCGCCAGCGAACAAGTCAGTTTGAATTTACCAACACTAGTTGCAGAACAAGTTAAGGAAAATTTTGTAACAGACAATGCTGCCGATTCGGAAGAAAAACAGGCAATGCTGCCGGCCACAAAGGAAGCCGGACAAAGCGCTAATTCCTTAACCCAACTGTTGCACAGGATTCAAACACCAACAGTGCCGCAGCCAATTACAAGTGAACAGGAGCAAGAGAAATTACCACCTATGCAAGTGATCGGACAATTGTATGACTCCTACATACTGGCTCAGGGAGAAAACGGTTTATATATCATTGATCAACACGCGGCCCATGAGCGTATCATGTATGAGGAAGTCTTACACAAGTTCCTGGCGAAAAACAATTTGAGCAGCCAAATTTTAGCCGTTCCCCTGACCCTGGAACTCACTTATCAGGAAACCACTAAGCTGGTGGATAATATTTTTCATTTTAGATCGCTGGGAATTATTATCGAACACTTTGGCGGCAATACTTTTTTAGTTAGAGGGATACCTGTGGAGTTTACGCCGCAAGAAGGAGAAGACCTGGTCACTTCACTTTTGGTTGAATTACAGTCTAAAAATCCAAAAGAGATTTTATATGAAGATTTATTAAAAATTGTGGCATGTAAAAAAGCAGTTAAAGCTAAGAAAAGGTTAAATTTACCGGAAATGGAGTATTTGCTTCATAAATTGAATAGCACAAAATTTCCTTATAGCTGCCCTCACGGCAGGCCAACAATTATTAATCTTACGCTGGCTGAACTTGCCAGGAGATTCCTTCGTACTTAA
- a CDS encoding sensor histidine kinase: MTLRGKITVAMLLVVVVATSIFGLISNYTIKNIFNTYIENQRLMMQAQWANYLESYYSQNGSWQGVEMFFKPIPGRQRFSRRWLMEERFILLDNKQEVIYDSEPGGENYAELIKKGQPLALNDQLIGYVVLSPRTHHQLLPLEEEFYRSIKRMVLLGGLFSMLVAIGLGVMYSRRITLPLLKLTQAVQAMTSPERGMKVQVTGDDEIGDLAKSYNDMIDSLVKHEQIRKNLVADVAHELRTPLAVLRGNLETLLDGETLPTQAVISSLHDEVICMSRLVTDLQELTLVEAGKLKLNLGPTNLKQLMQQIATTVGFEAEARGINLICDVDIAPQEEVVLDKDRITQVIMNLLTNALKHTPSGGTVSLEARHIGEGLKFAVQDTGTGIPEEHLPHIFNRFYRADKSRSRAEGGVGLGLAIAKGFVEAHGGRIWVESNPGTGTRFIFTIPKMLSE, translated from the coding sequence ATGACGCTCAGGGGAAAAATCACGGTGGCCATGTTACTGGTGGTAGTAGTAGCTACCAGCATTTTTGGACTTATCTCCAATTATACCATTAAAAATATCTTTAACACCTATATAGAAAACCAGAGGCTCATGATGCAAGCGCAGTGGGCAAATTATTTGGAAAGCTATTATTCCCAAAACGGAAGCTGGCAAGGAGTGGAAATGTTCTTTAAACCCATCCCGGGAAGGCAGCGTTTTAGCAGAAGGTGGCTTATGGAAGAAAGGTTTATACTCTTGGACAACAAGCAAGAAGTTATTTATGATTCGGAACCTGGAGGGGAAAACTATGCTGAACTGATAAAAAAAGGGCAGCCTCTGGCTTTAAATGACCAGCTTATAGGTTATGTTGTATTATCTCCCAGGACCCATCATCAACTTTTACCCCTTGAAGAGGAGTTTTACCGCTCCATTAAGCGAATGGTTTTGCTGGGCGGCTTGTTTTCTATGCTTGTCGCTATCGGGTTAGGAGTTATGTATTCCCGCCGTATCACTTTACCGCTGCTGAAATTAACTCAGGCGGTGCAGGCTATGACCTCGCCAGAAAGAGGAATGAAAGTTCAAGTTACCGGTGATGACGAAATTGGGGACTTAGCGAAAAGCTATAATGATATGATTGATAGTCTGGTTAAGCACGAGCAAATCAGGAAAAACCTAGTGGCAGATGTGGCCCACGAGTTGCGAACTCCCTTGGCGGTATTGCGGGGTAACCTGGAAACTTTACTGGATGGAGAGACTTTGCCTACGCAAGCGGTAATTTCCTCGCTCCATGATGAGGTAATCTGCATGTCGCGCTTAGTCACTGATTTACAGGAACTCACCTTGGTGGAGGCAGGCAAGTTAAAGCTGAACCTTGGTCCCACAAACCTGAAGCAGCTTATGCAGCAGATCGCAACAACTGTGGGTTTTGAAGCAGAAGCTAGGGGGATTAACCTCATTTGCGATGTAGACATAGCTCCGCAGGAAGAGGTGGTTCTTGACAAAGACCGCATCACCCAGGTTATTATGAACCTATTAACAAATGCCTTAAAACATACCCCAAGCGGCGGGACGGTATCTCTAGAGGCTCGGCATATAGGTGAGGGTTTAAAATTTGCAGTGCAGGATACGGGAACAGGAATTCCGGAGGAGCATCTGCCGCATATCTTTAACAGGTTCTACCGGGCAGACAAGTCCAGAAGCAGGGCCGAAGGCGGAGTTGGGCTAGGGCTGGCTATTGCTAAGGGTTTTGTGGAAGCTCATGGAGGGAGAATTTGGGTGGAAAGTAATCCGGGCACAGGAACCAGATTTATCTTTACAATACCAAAAATGCTTAGCGAATAA
- a CDS encoding DUF2680 domain-containing protein, producing MLKKRIKQGVMLLLTTALLISTVPAFAAESTTNRGAGVAIGRMYGSMRTVIADLLGMSESDLIAARQSGQSMVDIAKEKGIEKEQLIDKVVSTRKDTLQQLVADGKITQEQANYCLQNLETRIESNMERTTTGNIWKGNRGAKGFGRGGYGLRGNSSQL from the coding sequence ATGCTAAAAAAAAGAATTAAACAAGGGGTAATGCTGCTTCTTACCACTGCTTTACTCATCAGTACGGTGCCGGCTTTTGCTGCCGAATCCACAACAAATCGAGGGGCCGGTGTCGCCATTGGACGGATGTACGGCAGCATGAGGACAGTAATTGCTGACTTGCTGGGCATGAGCGAATCGGATTTGATTGCTGCCAGACAAAGCGGTCAATCCATGGTTGACATTGCCAAAGAAAAAGGGATCGAGAAAGAGCAGCTAATTGATAAAGTTGTGAGTACACGTAAGGATACATTACAGCAGTTGGTTGCTGATGGCAAAATTACCCAAGAACAAGCTAATTATTGCTTGCAGAACCTTGAGACAAGGATTGAAAGCAATATGGAACGTACCACAACCGGCAACATCTGGAAAGGCAACCGGGGTGCAAAAGGCTTTGGGCGTGGAGGCTACGGCCTGCGTGGTAATTCTAGCCAACTATAG
- a CDS encoding permease has product MEIFKRYRFFALTLGVILAIMAVNVQIGLKAVNLTLLSFKEMIVVIPPVFVLLGLLDVWVPRETMVKYMGEGSGLVGILLAIILGSAAAGPLYGAFPIATVFMKKGVKLSNIFIFIGAWSTTKIPMFLFELSALGAKFAVTRLAIDIPGIIVISYVLYSLLSHAEREEILAKAESL; this is encoded by the coding sequence GTGGAAATCTTCAAGAGATATCGATTTTTTGCACTGACTCTAGGCGTAATACTGGCGATTATGGCGGTAAATGTTCAAATCGGGTTAAAAGCCGTTAATCTTACCTTACTAAGTTTTAAGGAAATGATTGTAGTCATACCGCCTGTATTCGTGCTTTTGGGATTGCTTGATGTCTGGGTACCCAGGGAGACCATGGTAAAGTATATGGGGGAAGGTTCAGGCCTAGTGGGGATCCTTTTAGCGATCATTTTAGGTTCAGCTGCGGCCGGGCCACTCTACGGTGCTTTTCCCATAGCAACGGTTTTTATGAAAAAAGGGGTCAAATTAAGCAACATTTTTATTTTTATTGGTGCCTGGTCAACCACTAAAATCCCAATGTTTCTCTTTGAACTATCAGCATTGGGAGCAAAATTTGCTGTAACACGGCTTGCAATTGATATACCTGGCATCATAGTTATCAGCTATGTGCTATATTCTTTACTTTCGCATGCAGAAAGAGAGGAAATACTGGCAAAGGCTGAATCACTGTAG
- a CDS encoding permease: MSDYVLYVITTILLILSYFRDKQKTKMALKKAWKAFENILPELLSVIVLVGIILALLNPYMVSRIIGNKSGWFGVILAAVIGAITLIPGFVAFPTAAMLLQGGAGLMQIAALLSTLMMVGVVTAPVEIKYFGKKVTVVRNLLAFLFSFLVAAVINKVVG; encoded by the coding sequence ATGTCCGATTACGTTTTGTACGTGATAACAACGATTTTACTTATTTTGTCTTATTTCAGGGACAAGCAAAAAACTAAGATGGCGCTAAAAAAGGCATGGAAAGCTTTTGAAAATATTCTTCCCGAATTGTTAAGCGTAATTGTACTGGTAGGTATTATTTTAGCTCTCTTAAACCCATACATGGTATCACGGATAATAGGGAACAAATCTGGATGGTTCGGTGTAATTTTGGCAGCAGTGATAGGAGCAATCACTTTGATTCCAGGCTTTGTAGCATTTCCGACAGCAGCCATGCTGCTGCAGGGTGGAGCCGGTTTAATGCAAATTGCTGCTTTATTATCTACGCTGATGATGGTGGGGGTAGTTACGGCCCCAGTTGAAATAAAATATTTTGGGAAAAAGGTTACTGTTGTACGCAATTTATTGGCATTCCTTTTTTCATTTCTTGTAGCAGCAGTAATTAACAAGGTGGTGGGTTAA
- the miaA gene encoding tRNA (adenosine(37)-N6)-dimethylallyltransferase MiaA produces the protein MLKIAAIVGPTAVGKSKIAVEVAGIIGAEIISADSVQVYKGMNIGAAKITLEESYTTDGNFIPHHMLDIVEPDVQYSVADYKNAVEKLIPEILGRNKLPLLVGGTGLYIQAIIDPYQFEPIPTDWEYRKELHREAEVKGNEHVHGKLALVDPVTAARLHPNDLRRVIRALEVFKATGRPIWAQHRVGKEKSRYNLSIIGLTMPRELLYKRIDERVEQMIAQGFITEVENLLAAGYSCELPAMQSLGYKQICLYLNGKCTLEEAVSLIKRDTRRFAKRQLTWFKRDHRIKWYELTADTDKNRLAAEIATEIGRTINT, from the coding sequence TTGCTAAAAATAGCTGCCATTGTAGGTCCAACCGCTGTCGGTAAAAGTAAGATTGCAGTAGAGGTGGCGGGAATAATTGGGGCAGAAATAATTTCTGCCGATTCTGTCCAGGTCTATAAAGGAATGAATATTGGAGCCGCTAAAATCACTCTCGAGGAGTCTTACACAACAGATGGCAATTTCATTCCCCACCATATGCTGGATATTGTAGAACCGGATGTGCAATACAGCGTTGCTGATTACAAAAATGCCGTAGAAAAACTTATTCCGGAAATCCTCGGGCGTAATAAGCTGCCATTGTTGGTGGGCGGTACAGGTTTATATATCCAAGCAATTATCGACCCCTACCAATTTGAACCCATACCAACCGATTGGGAATACCGGAAGGAATTACACAGAGAAGCGGAAGTAAAAGGAAATGAACATGTGCATGGCAAACTGGCTCTAGTTGACCCTGTAACGGCTGCACGATTACATCCCAATGATTTGCGCAGAGTAATCAGGGCGCTGGAAGTTTTTAAGGCTACAGGGCGTCCTATTTGGGCACAACATCGCGTAGGTAAAGAAAAAAGCCGCTACAATTTAAGTATAATTGGTTTGACTATGCCCCGGGAATTGCTCTACAAGAGAATTGATGAACGGGTTGAGCAGATGATAGCTCAAGGATTTATAACTGAAGTGGAAAATCTATTAGCTGCTGGTTACAGCTGCGAATTACCGGCTATGCAAAGCCTGGGCTATAAGCAAATCTGTCTCTATTTAAACGGTAAATGCACCCTGGAGGAAGCTGTAAGCTTGATTAAAAGGGATACAAGGAGGTTTGCTAAAAGGCAGCTGACCTGGTTTAAAAGGGATCATAGAATTAAATGGTACGAGCTAACGGCAGACACAGATAAAAATAGGTTAGCTGCGGAAATTGCTACAGAAATTGGCAGGACAATTAATACCTGA
- a CDS encoding helix-turn-helix transcriptional regulator, whose protein sequence is MCTKKGHENCGCGGRRMERFLEPCLLLLLKQKAAHGYELIEKIHQLDFLLAKPDPGVVYRHLRRLEEKGLISSTWDTEGSGPAKKVYNIAKEADDYLRAWAEHIGATKAMLEGFLEIFQKEFPKS, encoded by the coding sequence TTGTGCACTAAAAAAGGGCATGAGAACTGCGGGTGCGGTGGCAGAAGGATGGAGCGGTTTTTAGAGCCCTGCTTACTGCTCCTTTTAAAGCAGAAGGCTGCCCACGGCTATGAACTGATTGAAAAAATTCATCAGCTTGATTTTCTACTGGCTAAACCCGACCCAGGAGTAGTTTACCGACACCTTCGACGTTTGGAAGAGAAGGGCTTGATTTCATCCACCTGGGATACGGAAGGTTCAGGCCCCGCCAAAAAAGTTTATAACATTGCCAAAGAAGCGGATGATTATCTTCGTGCTTGGGCAGAGCATATCGGTGCTACTAAAGCCATGCTAGAAGGGTTTTTGGAAATATTTCAAAAGGAATTTCCTAAAAGCTGA
- a CDS encoding AAA family ATPase, with translation MLNPKPRTQNTRKDKLLLPAAQSNENNQKDSLKEIIGELNSLIGLTTVKKLIEELYAFVEIQKRRGKENLIADPLVLHMVFKGNPGTGKTTVARILGKLFKELAVISKGHIIEVERADLVGEYIGHTAQRTREQVKKALGGILFIDEAYSLARGGEKDFGKEAIDVLVKAMEDYKNNFILILAGYKDEMEWFMQANPGLRSRFPLHIEFPDYTVTELLAIAKLMAEQRQYSFNAEALAELERILRKQLLLGHSKNGNARLVRNIIEKSIRLQAVRLIKQATITREDLVTLTKEDVKEEWINEIHGKDREWIGMQAEAN, from the coding sequence ATGCTTAACCCTAAACCTAGAACACAAAATACCCGTAAAGATAAACTTTTACTTCCTGCGGCTCAATCTAATGAAAATAATCAAAAAGATTCTCTCAAAGAAATAATTGGCGAGTTAAATAGTCTAATTGGGTTGACCACTGTCAAAAAATTGATTGAAGAACTCTACGCATTTGTGGAAATACAAAAAAGGCGGGGCAAAGAGAACTTAATAGCGGATCCGTTGGTCCTACATATGGTCTTTAAAGGCAATCCTGGAACAGGAAAAACAACTGTAGCCAGGATCTTGGGGAAACTTTTTAAGGAATTAGCGGTTATCTCCAAAGGACATATTATAGAAGTTGAACGGGCCGATTTAGTTGGCGAATACATTGGCCATACTGCGCAAAGAACGAGGGAGCAGGTGAAAAAAGCTTTAGGCGGCATCCTGTTTATTGATGAAGCTTATTCCCTGGCCCGCGGCGGGGAAAAAGATTTTGGTAAAGAAGCCATAGATGTTTTAGTCAAGGCTATGGAGGACTATAAAAATAACTTTATTTTAATCTTGGCTGGGTACAAAGATGAAATGGAGTGGTTTATGCAAGCAAACCCTGGGTTGCGTTCTCGTTTTCCACTACATATTGAATTTCCTGATTACACAGTAACTGAATTACTGGCAATAGCCAAACTAATGGCGGAACAAAGGCAATATTCCTTCAATGCGGAAGCATTAGCTGAATTGGAAAGAATTTTACGTAAACAGCTGCTGTTAGGCCATAGTAAGAATGGCAATGCCCGTCTGGTAAGGAATATCATTGAAAAAAGTATAAGATTACAGGCGGTGCGTTTAATTAAGCAGGCGACAATTACCCGGGAAGACTTAGTTACCCTGACGAAAGAAGATGTGAAAGAAGAATGGATCAATGAAATACACGGCAAAGACCGGGAATGGATTGGAATGCAAGCGGAGGCTAACTAG
- a CDS encoding LysM peptidoglycan-binding domain-containing protein translates to MLKLRRINSKKKINKIRILLATILLTTFWLGITGPIEGQALGNSTQHIKVVVKKGDTLWNIAEKYGPAEQDIRKTIYEIKIMNKVEDLLQPGDVLIIPQTE, encoded by the coding sequence ATGCTTAAGCTTAGAAGAATCAACTCTAAAAAGAAAATAAACAAAATAAGAATTTTATTGGCTACAATATTATTGACAACTTTTTGGCTAGGTATAACAGGCCCTATAGAAGGGCAAGCCCTGGGTAACTCTACACAGCATATAAAGGTGGTAGTCAAAAAGGGAGATACATTATGGAACATTGCAGAAAAATACGGTCCAGCAGAGCAAGATATAAGAAAAACTATCTATGAAATTAAAATTATGAACAAAGTTGAGGATTTGTTACAGCCGGGCGATGTGCTAATAATACCGCAAACAGAGTAA
- the lexA gene encoding transcriptional repressor LexA, with translation MYEDLTSRQQAILEFIQQNLREKGYPPSVREIGEAVGLSSSSTVHGHLNQLEEKGYIRRDPTKPRAIEVLVGEGQRNYKSMVPVPLVGRITAGTPILAVENIEDTFPLPYDFVRSSDVFMLAVVGDSMIEAGILDGDLVLVRKQDTANNGDIVAAMIDEEATIKRFFKDKDRIRLQPENRYMSPIYCDDVKILGKVIGLFRYIY, from the coding sequence ATGTACGAAGATTTGACTAGCCGCCAGCAAGCCATCTTGGAATTTATTCAGCAAAACTTAAGAGAAAAAGGCTACCCTCCTTCTGTCAGGGAAATAGGTGAAGCCGTTGGATTGAGCTCAAGTTCAACTGTTCACGGACATTTAAATCAATTGGAAGAAAAAGGTTATATTCGGCGTGATCCAACCAAACCCCGGGCCATTGAAGTTTTGGTCGGAGAAGGACAGAGGAATTACAAATCTATGGTGCCTGTTCCATTAGTAGGTCGGATAACTGCCGGAACTCCTATACTCGCCGTGGAAAATATTGAAGATACTTTTCCGCTTCCTTACGATTTTGTCAGAAGCAGCGATGTTTTTATGTTAGCGGTTGTAGGAGATAGTATGATCGAAGCCGGTATATTGGATGGGGATTTGGTTTTGGTTAGAAAACAAGATACAGCCAACAACGGAGATATTGTGGCTGCCATGATTGATGAAGAAGCAACTATAAAGAGGTTTTTTAAAGATAAGGATAGGATTCGTTTACAACCAGAAAACAGGTATATGTCACCTATTTATTGCGACGATGTCAAAATTTTAGGTAAAGTAATTGGTCTATTTCGTTACATATATTAA
- a CDS encoding response regulator transcription factor: MGKQKIMIVEDEPKIAEMISAFLLAEGYETAVCQDGDKALQELTKFNPDLVVLDLMLPGMSGLEICKQIRQESNLPIIMLTAKAEEIDKLLGLELGADDYITKPFSLRELLARIKAVLRRASQTSAIAIETVNFSDLKINFSEHVVELRGTPIELTPTEFSILGLLAKNPGRTFSRAQILDSALGVAYLGYERSVDSHISNIRKKIEDDPANPKYILTVFGVGYKFAKN; the protein is encoded by the coding sequence ATGGGTAAACAGAAAATTATGATTGTAGAAGATGAGCCTAAAATAGCTGAAATGATTTCTGCATTCTTGTTAGCAGAAGGCTATGAAACTGCAGTATGCCAGGATGGGGATAAAGCACTTCAAGAGCTAACAAAATTCAATCCTGACTTGGTTGTTCTGGACTTAATGCTGCCTGGAATGAGTGGTTTAGAGATCTGCAAGCAAATTCGCCAGGAATCAAATCTCCCAATCATTATGCTCACGGCAAAAGCGGAGGAGATAGATAAGCTACTGGGCTTGGAACTTGGTGCAGACGACTACATTACCAAGCCATTCAGCTTAAGGGAATTATTGGCCAGAATCAAAGCTGTCCTAAGGCGAGCAAGTCAAACCAGTGCTATCGCGATTGAAACAGTGAATTTTAGTGATCTGAAGATCAATTTCAGCGAACATGTGGTTGAGCTTAGGGGAACCCCTATAGAACTGACCCCTACGGAATTCAGCATTTTGGGTCTCCTTGCAAAAAACCCGGGACGGACTTTCAGCCGCGCTCAAATATTAGATTCGGCCTTGGGAGTGGCCTATCTGGGTTATGAGCGTTCAGTTGACAGTCACATTAGTAATATCCGAAAAAAGATTGAGGATGACCCAGCAAATCCGAAATATATCCTCACGGTATTTGGGGTAGGCTATAAGTTCGCTAAAAATTAG
- the hfq gene encoding RNA chaperone Hfq, with translation MTKPQINLQDAFLNQVRKENVPVTIYLVNGFQLKGLVKGFDNFTVVLDAEGKQQMVYKHAISTIMPAKPVNLNSETNQAK, from the coding sequence ATGACTAAACCACAAATCAACTTACAGGATGCATTTCTTAATCAAGTTCGCAAAGAAAATGTGCCTGTGACTATTTACCTAGTCAATGGTTTTCAATTGAAAGGGCTGGTTAAAGGTTTCGATAATTTTACGGTGGTCTTAGACGCCGAAGGTAAGCAGCAGATGGTATATAAACATGCCATCTCTACCATTATGCCTGCAAAGCCAGTAAATTTAAACAGCGAAACCAACCAAGCAAAATAG